One stretch of Anaerolineae bacterium DNA includes these proteins:
- a CDS encoding extracellular solute-binding protein: MSRQKPTRRAVLRGAMATGVVAALSACGATPAPSAERAATEATASAPAEGAPAAAEEQFSIEILVDFSDEYMQYANDVVHVAAKEKYPGITINIVPMDWGTLEEKLLTSKAAGAMPDIFRESSDTVPVLVVNDLARPLDDYLDDWGTRDDFFPSALSDTSWLGKVWALPQLTSPRHYCYRKDIADEAGVEISDDWTFDDFLDAASALTLLEGGKVIRMGASSQNSTEEFFLVVEAAGQAMIQNCMPAFINEKGFWALDWIGKRNNAAAPQAASPLPDSPIPYIATGQVVIQYGHPGYWYTVMQQNAPDKAEYLVVPNPPLKEKRVATTNTDFLAVSTTTKYPDAVWEVLKSHMEPEALATFNQQWGYVPPRISAAEQAEYMQSPVMQAVSEHLAEYGTAWPRLPGWAPFNGLVQPAIEAVTLGMQTAEQALTDIEAELNELFTTFDWPEGACS, encoded by the coding sequence ATGTCACGCCAGAAACCGACCAGACGGGCTGTGCTCCGTGGAGCCATGGCCACAGGGGTTGTCGCCGCTCTCTCGGCCTGTGGCGCAACGCCGGCTCCCAGCGCTGAGCGTGCCGCCACGGAGGCTACCGCTAGCGCCCCCGCTGAGGGAGCACCGGCCGCGGCCGAGGAGCAGTTTTCCATCGAGATCCTGGTAGACTTTTCCGACGAGTACATGCAGTACGCCAACGATGTTGTCCATGTCGCCGCCAAGGAGAAGTACCCCGGAATCACGATCAACATTGTGCCCATGGACTGGGGCACGCTCGAGGAGAAGCTTCTTACCTCCAAGGCTGCTGGGGCCATGCCGGACATCTTCCGCGAGAGCTCGGACACCGTTCCCGTGCTCGTGGTAAACGATCTGGCCCGCCCTCTGGACGACTACCTAGACGACTGGGGCACTCGGGATGACTTCTTCCCCAGCGCCCTGTCAGATACCTCGTGGCTGGGCAAAGTCTGGGCCTTGCCGCAGCTCACCAGCCCCCGTCATTACTGCTACCGCAAGGACATCGCCGACGAGGCCGGTGTGGAGATATCCGACGACTGGACTTTCGACGACTTCCTCGACGCCGCCTCCGCACTGACTCTCCTCGAGGGAGGCAAGGTCATTCGGATGGGTGCCTCCTCCCAGAACAGCACCGAGGAGTTCTTCCTGGTGGTGGAGGCCGCCGGGCAGGCCATGATCCAGAACTGCATGCCCGCCTTCATAAACGAGAAGGGCTTCTGGGCTCTGGACTGGATCGGCAAGCGGAACAACGCGGCCGCTCCCCAAGCGGCCTCACCTCTGCCCGACTCCCCCATCCCCTACATCGCCACGGGCCAAGTGGTGATTCAGTATGGCCACCCGGGTTACTGGTACACCGTCATGCAGCAGAATGCCCCTGATAAGGCGGAGTACCTTGTCGTTCCCAACCCGCCCCTCAAGGAGAAGCGCGTAGCCACCACCAACACCGACTTCCTGGCCGTCTCTACCACTACGAAGTACCCTGATGCTGTCTGGGAGGTGCTCAAGAGCCACATGGAGCCGGAGGCCCTGGCCACCTTCAACCAGCAGTGGGGCTACGTGCCGCCGCGCATCAGCGCCGCGGAGCAGGCCGAGTACATGCAGAGCCCGGTGATGCAAGCTGTGAGCGAGCACCTGGCTGAGTACGGGACGGCCTGGCCTCGGTTGCCGGGCTGGGCCCCCTTCAACGGCCTGGTCCAGCCGGCCATAGAGGCCGTCACTCTGGGCATGCAGACGGCTGAGCAGGCCCTCACCGATATCGAGGCGGAACTCAACGAGCTGTTTACTACTTTCGACTGGCCTGAAGGGGCTTGCTCCTGA